In Danaus plexippus chromosome 17, MEX_DaPlex, whole genome shotgun sequence, one DNA window encodes the following:
- the LOC116771583 gene encoding serine/threonine-protein kinase mTor-like isoform X2: MRKRSLLFLITCAGTELSAGMNMFMDISDEMSTFNPKTQNSWAYQSCLEDKQQSFTIYESSICKKLVSEKYDQISVDVMAQQISRSHIVHQMLLLLIPRLAAFNRDSFAKKHLKSTINHLITFLRGREREKAMAFTTLGLICIAVEDEIQQYLSRIIEIIKLTLPLKDVPKKKNGADSPLFSCVTLLGIAMKETVSNEIKDLLDPMCVTGLSPQLTTCFKELSKNVPSLRKEITDRLLNILSLILRKKPYIPSNAEPSSAAMLSTAMLVEPHDAVKLVLALHTLGSFDFEWNNTLMSFIRRCTDYYLQCEQQDIRLEAVKTIARLLIKAIERSSVTNSRTLNSLIDESIGKLLSIGRSDFDHEIRYRVFEIFTNPIFDKYLAVEEHLSCLFIAINDSNSDVSELALCVIGRLSNINPSYTTPALRQLFVEILMEVQHSESARTKEQSLRMINHIISHAPRLTRQFVDTILKVLVPKLKEESNPNMITIILKAIGDLAEVNGGGNALNQWLPELMSIQLEILSDPNQPEKRSVALWSFGQVISAIGYVVTPYTEYPSLMDMLLNFFKTEQNARDRRETIRVLGLLGALDPYKHRVNQGLIDFQTASTLIPITDTSNDNLDINVNEMLVSMSPLVLDEFYPAIAVTSLMRILRDPQLSQHHTSVVHSITYIFQTLGFKCVPYISRVTPSLLYVIRSTDNHNFREFLFNQLALLISVVKIHIRAYLEEIFDLIREYWTPDSQLQPTLISLVEQIIIAIGTEFKIYVRKILPNILRLLKYDSSKDRILTEKLLLTIQKFENNLDDVLMSIVPAIIALFDGRNIPTSISKLAMETIEHLSMYLYFKPYSAMLVQALAKVLENSIPLRQTAMNTLCAIIIQLGRDYIDYIPSIDRILVKHKIQCPNYIVLVTRLQVISTLASDDDYLDETRLRLRNQKKDVVSNDPQAIQKLTLNVDKLRKCWQVHNILSKDDWLEWLRQLSIGLLTESNSPAIRACSSLAQNYSQLATDLFNAAFMSCWTELGEAARSELGAALEKALVAPEAPELALAVLNLAEFLEHCEKGALPISIKLLGDTAITCRAYAKALYYKEEEYRRNPSTQVVEALIHINNKLQQRESANGLLEKVIMQKKSGDCSLNVHVRWYEKLHNWDQALELYNKNLEEEPQDIDSKLGMMRCLEAMGEWRKLYSMTTEQWSAMSDDIKKKSAKIAAAASWGLQEWDSMKKFVECIPDDTQDGAFYRAILSIHDGHWPESRHYVDSARSLLDAELSAVVGESYQRAYGALVNAQLLTELEEVVTIKLVEERRGIIHRTWWTRLQGGQRLVEDWRKMLQIRSLVMSPQEDFQTWLKFSSLCRKSGAINQAHKIVLTVLGCDPVTNPDILLTSQDPRIVLAYSKNLWDAGNKRYAYDVLQKFLDNSEAENEEQGRLLARCHLKLGSWCEALHEINELSIPEILRNYTTATLLAPDWYKACHAWACMNFETVLFYKQQDNISESSIAGGSGEKKISRTEFINTFTIPAIEGFFKSISLSNGSSLQDTLRLLTLWFDHGHHPAVYDALFEGIRQIDVKIWLQVIPQLIARIDSPRSLVAKLVHILLIDIGKLHPQALVYPLTVATKSSFITRKNAANYILKTMCTHSQRLVNEVAVISEELIKIAMLWHDQVYTALEDASRLYFSEKDYRGMFRTLDKMHAMLDHPPETLKEVSFLQMYGRDLKEAQRWCELYKDSGEDRFLNEAWDLYCHVVRRIGGQFRAHTSLELQYVSRRLHACRDLELAVPGSYVPGHPVIRIDRINTHLQVIKSKQRPRRLTIQGSDGKQYMFLLKGHEDLRQDERVMQLFGLVNTLLQSDTNTYRHDLAIQRYAVIPLSPNSGLIGWVPQCDTLYNLISDYRDKKTNKMALNTEQQIMLRMASDYQKLMLKHKVEVFEYTLSQTPGNDLARLLWLKSPSAEAWFERRTNYTRSLAVMSMVGYILGLGDRHPSNIMLHRVTGKVLHIDFGDCFEVTQTRERFPEKIPFRLTRMLISAMEVTGIEGTYRFTCESVMHVLHKHRDSVMAVLEAFVYDPLLNWRLIDNEKHSITESTFSSDLDSSYSLPSRSRNHLHYESLEMPPESNLNKRALAILNRIRDKLTGRDFPNIEAVVSVPKQVALLIKIATNNENLCQCYIGWCPFW; encoded by the exons ATGAGGAAGCGGTCACTTCTTTTTCTGATCACCTGTGCAGGGACAGAACTATCAGCAGGGATGAACATGTTCATG GACATATCAGATGAAATGTCAACATTTAATCCAAAAACACAAAATTCTTGGGCTTATCAAAGTTGTTTGGAGGACAAGCAACAATCTTTTACTATATATGAATCTTCAATTTGCAAAAAACTAGTATCAGAAAAATATGATCAGATATCTGTGG aTGTGATGGCTCAGCAGATTTCGAGGTCACATATTGTCCACCAGATGCTTTTGTTACTGATTCCAAGGCTGGCGGCATTTAATAGAGATTCATTTGCAAAGAAACACCTCAAGTCTACTATCAATCATTTGATAACATTTCTGAGagggagagagagagagaaggCCATGGCTTTCACAACCTTAGGATTGATATGTATTGCGGTGGAAGATGAAATACAACAGTACCTATCAAGAATCATTGAAATTATCAAACTAACTTTACCTCTTAAAGATGTGCCAAAGAAAAAGAATGGTGCTGATAGTCCATTGTTCAGTTGTGTCACTTTACTGGGAATTGCAATGAAAGAAACTGTTTCCAATGAAATCAAAGACCTTTTAGACCCTATGTGTGTCACTGGACTAAGTCCTCAGTTGACAACTTGCTTTAAAGAGCTGAGCAAAAATGTACCATCTTTAAGAAAAGAGATAACAGACAGGCTACTCAATATTTTGTCCTTAATTCTAAGGAAAAAGCCTTACATACCTTCTAATGCTGAACCATCCTCAGCTGCGATGTTATCAACAGCTATGTTGGTAGAGCCTCACGATGCTGTGAAGTTGGTCTTAGCCTTGCATACTCTGGGATCGTTTGACTTTGAATGGAACAATACTCTcatgtcttttataagaaGATGTACAGATTATTACCTGCAGTGTGAGCAGCAAGACATACGATTGGAGGCTGTGAAAACGATTGCTAGACTTCTTATTAAAGCTATCGAAAGGTCTTCGGTGACTAACTCGCGAACCCTTAACTCATTAATCGACGAATCTATCGGGAAACTTTTATCGATAGGCCGGTCAGACTTCGATCATGAAATAAGATATagagtttttgaaatatttacaaatcctATTTTCGACAAATATCTTGCTGTAGAGGAGCACCTGAGCTGTCTCTTTATAGCCATTAATGATTCAAATAGTGATGTCAGTGAACTGGCGTTATGCGTAATTGGCAGACTAAGCAACATAAATCCTAGTTACACTACTCCAGCCTTGCGCCAATTGTTCgttgaaatattaatggaAGTACAACACTCTGAGTCAGCTCGTACCAAAGAACAGTCTTTGAGAATGATAAATCACATAATATCTCATGCTCCCCGACTAACTCGACAGTTTGTTGATACCATATTGAAGGTATTGGTCCCAAAACTTAAAGAAGAGAGTAATCCCAACATGATCACGATAATTTTAAAGGCCATCGGTGATCTGGCGGAGGTGAATGGTGGTGGAAACGCTTTAAATCAGTGGCTGCCAGAATTGATGTCAATCCAACTCGAGATATTGTCGGATCCAAACCAACCCGAAAAAAGGAGTGTTGCGCTCTGGTCATTCGGTCAGGTTATAAGCGCTATCGGTTATGTGGTGACGCCCTATACGGAATATCCGAGTTTGATGGATATGCTCTTGAACTTTTTCAAAACTGAACAGAATGCTAGAGATCGGAGGGAAACTATACGTGTTCTTGGTTTGTTAGGGGCTCTGGATCCCTACAAACATAGAGTGAATCAAGGCTTAATTGACTTCCAGACAGCGTCTACATTAATACCTATTACAGACACCTCCAATGATAATTTGGACATAAATGTGAATGAGATGCTCGTTAGTATGTCTCCGCTCGTCCTGGATGAATTCTATCCTGCCATAGCTGTGACGTCCTTGATGCGTATACTGCGGGATCCTCAGCTCTCACAACATCACACGAGCGTGGTTCattcaataacatatatattccaAACTCTTGGCTTCAAATGCGTTCCATACATATCGCGCGTCACTCCAAgtcttttatatgtaattcgGTCGACTGATAACCACAATTTTAGAGAATTCTTATTCAATCAATTAGCGCTACTAATTTCCGTAGTAAAGATCCACATACGAGCATACTTGGAAGAAATATTTGATCTTATAAGAGAATATTGGACACCAGACAGTCAGCTTCAACCGACCCTCATATCTCTTGTTGAGCAAATAATTATAGCCATTGGGACTGAATTCAAGATATACGTCCGTAAAATATTGCCGAATATACTCAGACTCCTCAAATATGATAGCAGCAAAGATAGGATTTTAACGGAAAAGTTGTTGCTAACTATACAAaagtttgaaaacaatttagaCGACGTCCTAATGTCTATAGTGCCAGCGATTATAGCTCTGTTTGACGGAAGGAATATACCGACGTCCATATCTAAATTGGCAATGGAAACTATCGAACATCTCTCTATGTACCTTTACTTCAAACCTTATTCAGCGATGCTAGTTCAGGCATTAGCGAAGGTTTTAGAAAACAGCATTCCATTACGTCAGACGGCGATGAACACGCTCTGCGCTATCATCATTCAACTCGGCAGAGACTATATAGACTACATACCATCTATCGATAGGATTCTGGTAAAGCACAAAATACAATGCCCTAACTACATCGTGCTGGTCACGAGACTGCAAGTGATATCCACGTTGGCTTCGGATGACGACTATCTCGACGAGACGAGGCTGAGGCTACGAAACCAAAAGAAAGAc GTTGTTTCAAATGATCCGCAAGCCATACAAAAATTGACACTGAATGTggataaattaagaaaatgttgGCAAGTACATAACATTCTATCAAAAGATGATTGGTTGGAGTGGTTACGGCAGTTGAGCATCGGACTCCTAACAGAATCCAACAGTCCAGCTATACG agCCTGTTCAAGTTTAGCACAGAATTACTCTCAGCTGGCTACTGATTTGTTCAACGCTGCCTTCATGTCGTGTTGGACGGAGCTCGGTGAAGCGGCGCGTTCCGAACTCGGTGCGGCCTTAGAGAAAGCACTCGTAGCCCCCGAAGCACCCGAACTAGCATTGGCTGTTCTGAATCTGGCTGAATTTTTGGAACATTGTGAGAAAGGCGCATTACCTATATCTATAAAACTGCTCGGAGACACAGCCATCACCTGTCGTGCTTATGCAAAAGCTCTCTATTACAAG gaggaAGAGTATCGAAGGAATCCGTCGACTCAAGTAGTTGAAGCTCTGATTcacataaacaataaattacagCAAAGGGAATCTGCAAATGGATTGCTCGAAAAAGTAATCATGCAAAAGAAAAGTGGAGATTGCTCTCTCAATGTTCACGTGCGTTGGTATGAGAAACTGCACAACTGGGATCAGGCCTTGGAACTCTATAACAAAAACTTAGAAGAAGAACCCCAGGACATAGATTCAAAACTAGGAATGATGCGATGTTTGGAGGCGATGGGCGAATGGCGTAAACTTTATAGCATGACCACAGAACAGTGGAGTGCCATGAGCGATGATATCAAAAAGAAATCCGCCAAAATTGCTGCTGCGGCGTCCTGGGGCTTGCAGGAGTGGGATTCCATGAAGAAGTTTGTCGAATGTATCCCTGATGATACACAAGACGGAGCATTCTATCGTGCCATATTATCTATTCATGATGGACATTGGCCTGAATCTCGACATTACGTCGACTCTGCTAGAAGTCTTTTGGACGCAGAACTATCAGCTGTTGTCGGAGAAAGCTACCAAAGGGCATACGGAGCTTTGGTGAATGCACAGCTATTGACGGAATTAGAGGAAGTTGTTACGATCAAACTTGTTGAAGAAAGAAGAGGCATAATTCATCGAACGTGGTGGACGAGGCTGCAAGGAGGCCAACGTTTAGTTGAAGATTGGCGTAAAATGCTTCAAATTCGCAGTCTAGTAATGAGTCCACAAGAAGACTTCCAGACATGGCTTAAATTTTCTTCGCTGTGCAGGAAATCTGGTGCTATTAATCAGGCACATAAAATAGTTCTGACTGTATTAGGCTGTGATCCTGTCACAAATCCTGACATATTACTAACATCTCAAGATCCGAGAATAGTTTTAGCGTACAGCAAAAACCTTTGGGATGCGGGAAATAAAAGATATGCCTATGACGTGTTACAGAAATTTTTGGACAATTCTGAAGCAGAAAATGAAGAGCAGGGAAGATTGCTTGCACGTTGTCATTTGAAGTTAGGTTCATGGTGTGAAGCActtcatgaaataaatgaattgtcAATACCTGAAATATTGAGGAACTACACCACAGCGACATTGCTCGCTCCAGACTGGTATAAGGCCTGTCATGCTTGGGCTTGTATGAACTTTGAAACggttctattttataaacagcAGGACAACATATCGGAGAGCAGCATAGCTGGTGGATCGGGTGAAAAGAAGATATCGAGAACGGAATTCATCAACACATTCACAATACCAGCTATAGAGGGTTTCTTTAAGTCGATTAGCTTGTCCAACGGAAGTTCCCTTCAAGACACGTTAAGGCTACTGACTCTGTGGTTCGATCATGGACATCACCCCGCTGTGTACGATGCTCTGTTTGAGGGTATACGGCAGATCGACGTAAAGATATGGCTTCAAGTCATACCGCAGCTGATAGCTCGTATCGACTCCCCGAGGAGTTTGGTGGCTAAACTGGTCCATATCTTATTAATAGATATCGGAAAGCTTCACCCACAAGCTCTGGTATACCCGTTGACTGTTGCCACAAAATCCTCTTTCATAACGAGGAAGAACGCAGCCAATTACATTCTTAAAACAATGTGTACACACTCTCAGAGACTTGTCAATGAGGTGGCTGTTATATCGGAGGAGTTGATCAAAATTGCAATGTTGTGGCATGACCAGGTGTACACTGCTTTGGAAGATGCCTCAAG ATTATACTTTAGTGAGAAAGATTACAGAGGAATGTTCAGAACGTTGGACAAGATGCACGCCATGTTAGATCACCCGCCTGAGACCTTGAAGGAGGTGTCATTTCTACAAATGTATGGCAGAGATTTGAAAGAAGCACAACGCTGGTGTGAACTTTATAAG GACAGCGGCGAAGACCGTTTCCTGAACGAGGCCTGGGATCTGTACTGTCACGTGGTCCGTCGTATTGGGGGTCAGTTCAGAGCGCACACGTCCTTGGAACTGCAGTATGTGAGTCGCAGACTGCACGCTTGCAGGGACCTCGAACTGGCCGTGCCTGGGAGTTACGTCCCCGGACACCCCGTCATAAGGATAGACAGAATTAATACACACCTGCAG GTGATCAAGTCAAAACAGCGTCCACGGCGACTCACAATACAGGGTTCAGACGGGAAGCAGTACATGTTCCTCCTCAAGGGACACGAGGACTTACGTCAAGACGAACGAGTGATGCAGCTGTTCGGTCTCGTCAATACTTTGCTTCAATCCGACACTAACACCTACAGGCATGATCTCGCCATACAGAGGTACGCAGTTATACCGCTGTCGCCTAACTCGGGGTTGATCGGCTGGGTACCACAGTGCGACACCCTCTACAACCTGATCAGCGATTATAGAGACAAAAAGACGAACAAAATGGCCCTGAACACGGAACAACAGATCATGCTGCGTATGGCGTCCGATTACCAGAAGTTGATGCTTAAACATAAG gtggAGGTGTTTGAATACACGCTCTCCCAGACTCCCGGAAACGACTTGGCTAGGCTGCTCTGGCTGAAGAGTCCTTCCGCTGAAGCGTGGTTCGAGCGTCGCACGAACTACACCCGCTCGCTGGCCGTTATGAGCATGGTGGGCTACATCCTGGGGCTCGGCGACAGACATCCCTCTAACATCATGCTGCATAGAGTCACTGGCAAGGTCCTGCATATCGATTTCGGCGATTGCTTCGAAGTAACTCAAACGAGAGAAAGATTCCCCGAAAAGATTCCCTTTAGATTAACAAGGATGCTCATTAGTGCTATGGAG GTAACGGGCATCGAGGGCACGTACCGTTTCACTTGCGAGTCGGTAATGCACGTGCTTCATAAGCACAGAGATAGCGTCATGGCCGTACTGGAGGCGTTTGTGTACGACCCTCTACTCAACTGGCGTCTGATAGACAACGAGAAACACTCGATCACAGAATCCACCTTCTCATCAGACTTGGACTCATCGTATTCCCTGCCAAGCAGAAGTCGGAATCACTTACACTACGAGTCACTGGAGATGCCGCCGGAGTCAAATCTTAACAAACGAGCCCTAGCGATATTGAACAGGATAAGAGATAAATTGACGGGAAGGGATTTTCCTAACATAGAGGCCGTGGTGAGTGTACCGAAACAGGTCGCCTTGTTGATAAAAATAGCAACGAACAATGAAAATCTATGTCAGTGTTACATTGGCTGGTGTCCGTTCTGGTGA